A genomic window from Thiomonas arsenitoxydans includes:
- the ybeY gene encoding rRNA maturation RNase YbeY, with the protein MTRAARPTKPALRLSVQFADTTHRDQLPRALLLRWVRAALRVGPESLDALPQAGALSEAHQITLRFVAADEGRALNRAYRGKDYPTNVLTFDYNHWPVQADIVLCCPVVAGEALAQHKPLGAHYAHLVIHGLLHAQGWDHQTEREAQKMERQEVTVLQRFGISDPYADGSEMPAG; encoded by the coding sequence ATGACTCGCGCTGCACGCCCCACGAAACCTGCGTTGCGGCTTTCGGTGCAGTTCGCCGATACGACGCACCGCGATCAGTTGCCGCGCGCCCTGCTGCTGCGCTGGGTTCGCGCCGCCTTGCGCGTGGGCCCTGAGAGTCTCGATGCTCTACCACAGGCCGGGGCGCTGTCTGAGGCGCATCAGATCACCTTGCGTTTTGTGGCTGCTGACGAAGGCAGGGCGCTCAACCGGGCCTATCGCGGCAAGGATTACCCCACCAATGTGCTGACCTTCGATTACAACCACTGGCCGGTTCAGGCCGACATCGTGCTGTGCTGCCCCGTGGTCGCTGGCGAAGCGCTGGCGCAGCACAAGCCGCTCGGGGCGCACTACGCCCATCTGGTCATACACGGTCTGCTGCACGCGCAGGGCTGGGATCATCAGACCGAGCGAGAGGCACAAAAGATGGAACGTCAGGAGGTGACAGTGTTGCAACGCTTCGGTATTTCCGACCCCTACGCCGACGGCAGCGAAATGCCCGCAGGATAA
- the rplD gene encoding 50S ribosomal protein L4 — translation MQLDFINAQGQPAEKFEVSPEVFGRDFNEDLVHQIVIAYQANARLGNRAQKDRAVVKHSTRKPWKQKGTGRARAGMTSSPLWRGGGKIFPNSPDENFTHKVNKKAYRAGMRSLFSQLAREGRLVVVDTFTVEAPKTKLVAEKCKAMGFDSVMIIADGADENLFLAARNLPNVLVVEPRYADPLSLLFYKKVMMTKGAVSQLQEMLS, via the coding sequence ATGCAGCTCGATTTCATCAATGCGCAGGGCCAGCCTGCTGAGAAGTTTGAGGTCAGCCCCGAGGTGTTCGGCCGCGACTTCAACGAAGATCTGGTTCACCAGATCGTGATCGCTTATCAGGCCAATGCGCGCCTGGGCAACCGTGCCCAGAAAGACCGTGCGGTGGTCAAGCACTCGACGCGCAAGCCCTGGAAGCAAAAGGGTACGGGCCGCGCTCGTGCGGGTATGACGTCGTCGCCGCTTTGGCGTGGGGGCGGCAAGATTTTCCCGAATTCTCCGGACGAGAACTTCACGCACAAGGTCAACAAAAAGGCTTATCGCGCGGGGATGCGTTCGCTGTTTTCGCAACTGGCGCGCGAAGGCCGCCTAGTGGTGGTCGACACTTTCACCGTGGAGGCGCCGAAGACCAAGCTAGTTGCCGAGAAGTGCAAGGCGATGGGCTTCGACTCGGTGATGATCATTGCTGACGGCGCGGACGAAAATCTGTTCCTCGCTGCGCGCAATCTGCCGAATGTTCTGGTCGTCGAGCCGCGTTACGCCGATCCGCTGTCCCTTTTGTTCTACAAGAAGGTCATGATGACCAAGGGTGCAGTCAGCCAACTTCAGGAGATGCTGTCATGA
- a CDS encoding PhoH family protein, whose amino-acid sequence MPNSPVQLRHTFSPPDNARLAQLCGPLDENLRQIEVAFDVRLSRRADTVSIEGESAAAGRALDLLQTLWVRADARFSLEDIQLELVQAAQGQRPKLTAADDEPVLYTRRESLHGRTPNQVQYIRNILQHDITFGIGPAGTGKTFLAVACAVDALERHAITRLVLTRPAVEAGERLGFLPGDLAQKIDPYLRPLYDALYDLLGMEKTQKLFERGAIEIAPLAFMRGRTLNQSFIILDEAQNTTPEQMKMFLTRIGFGSRAVITGDVSQVDLPRGTQSGLAQAQKVLAEVRGIAFNSFTSQDVVRHPLVARIVDAYDAHDVALKGEPPSGASAGDLISATSSRRRPPRSA is encoded by the coding sequence ATGCCCAACTCGCCCGTGCAACTTCGACACACTTTTTCCCCGCCCGACAATGCCCGCCTTGCCCAGCTCTGCGGCCCGCTGGATGAAAACCTCAGGCAGATCGAGGTCGCGTTCGACGTCCGCCTGTCGCGTCGTGCCGACACCGTGAGCATCGAGGGCGAAAGCGCCGCCGCCGGGCGCGCACTCGATCTGCTGCAAACGCTGTGGGTACGGGCCGACGCGCGCTTCAGCCTGGAAGACATCCAGCTCGAACTGGTGCAAGCCGCACAAGGGCAGCGCCCCAAACTCACCGCGGCCGACGACGAGCCGGTGCTCTACACCCGCCGGGAAAGTCTGCACGGCCGCACGCCTAATCAGGTTCAGTACATCCGCAACATTCTTCAGCACGACATCACCTTTGGCATAGGCCCGGCGGGCACGGGCAAAACCTTTCTCGCGGTGGCCTGCGCCGTCGATGCGCTGGAGCGTCACGCCATCACCCGCCTAGTGCTGACGCGCCCCGCGGTCGAAGCTGGGGAGCGGCTCGGTTTCTTGCCCGGCGATCTGGCCCAGAAGATCGACCCGTATCTGCGACCTTTGTACGACGCGTTGTACGACCTGCTCGGCATGGAAAAGACGCAAAAGTTATTCGAACGCGGCGCCATCGAGATCGCGCCGCTGGCTTTCATGCGCGGGCGCACCCTCAACCAGTCGTTCATTATTCTGGATGAGGCGCAGAACACCACGCCTGAGCAGATGAAAATGTTCCTCACCCGCATCGGCTTCGGTTCGCGCGCCGTCATCACCGGCGACGTCAGCCAGGTGGACTTGCCGCGCGGAACGCAAAGCGGTCTGGCGCAAGCCCAGAAGGTGTTGGCCGAGGTGCGCGGCATCGCCTTCAACTCGTTCACCAGCCAGGACGTGGTTCGGCACCCGCTGGTGGCGCGCATCGTTGATGCCTACGATGCGCATGACGTCGCGCTGAAAGGCGAGCCGCCGTCCGGCGCGAGCGCAGGCGATTTGATCAGCGCCACCTCATCCCGTCGACGGCCGCCGCGCTCCGCATGA
- the rplW gene encoding 50S ribosomal protein L23, with protein MTQAVLNPQRLMQVLSAPVISEKATMVAEKRNQVVFLVLRDATKPEIKAAVELLFKVDVESVQVANIKGKVKRTARGTGRRNHVKKAYVCLKAGQELNFAQEGI; from the coding sequence ATGACGCAGGCCGTTCTCAATCCGCAGCGTCTGATGCAGGTGCTCAGCGCGCCGGTCATTTCGGAAAAGGCGACGATGGTCGCTGAAAAGCGCAATCAAGTCGTGTTTCTCGTCCTGCGTGACGCGACCAAGCCTGAGATCAAGGCTGCTGTCGAACTGCTGTTCAAGGTCGATGTCGAGTCGGTCCAGGTCGCCAACATCAAGGGCAAGGTCAAGCGCACTGCGCGTGGCACGGGCCGTCGCAATCATGTCAAGAAAGCCTATGTCTGCCTGAAGGCGGGCCAAGAGCTGAATTTCGCGCAGGAGGGTATCTAA
- a CDS encoding response regulator: protein MSTMQCALVVDDLPAVRAGFVELLRENYPGVRIFEAGRMADAMQILQREPVDLLLVDLGLPDASGLELIRTLTETRPQARSVVVTIFDDDDHLFPALQAGAFGYLLKDRPKIELRAQLRRIQDGEPPLSPSIARRMVQHFTHLHRTMSAPSSNLPQEEHIALTERESEVLQLVGKGYTLPEIAVQLGLSRHTVADYVKQIYRKLNISSRAEAALEAVRRGLVR, encoded by the coding sequence ATGAGCACCATGCAATGCGCTTTGGTCGTCGATGACCTTCCCGCTGTGCGGGCCGGGTTTGTTGAATTGCTGCGCGAAAACTATCCCGGCGTGCGCATTTTCGAGGCGGGCCGCATGGCCGACGCCATGCAGATTCTGCAGCGCGAGCCCGTCGACCTGCTGCTGGTCGATCTGGGCCTGCCCGATGCCAGCGGCCTGGAATTGATCCGCACCCTCACGGAAACCCGCCCCCAGGCCCGCTCTGTCGTGGTCACCATCTTCGACGACGACGACCATCTCTTCCCCGCGCTGCAAGCGGGCGCCTTCGGTTATTTGCTCAAAGATCGCCCAAAAATCGAGTTGCGTGCCCAACTTCGACGTATCCAGGATGGCGAGCCACCCTTGTCGCCCAGTATTGCCCGTCGCATGGTGCAGCATTTCACCCATCTGCACCGCACGATGTCGGCTCCTTCTTCCAATCTGCCGCAAGAAGAACACATTGCGCTCACCGAGCGCGAGAGCGAGGTGCTGCAACTGGTGGGTAAGGGTTACACCCTGCCAGAAATTGCTGTTCAGCTCGGCCTGTCCAGACATACTGTGGCCGACTACGTCAAACAGATCTACCGCAAGCTCAACATCTCTTCGCGCGCTGAAGCTGCTCTGGAGGCTGTGCGGCGCGGTTTGGTGCGCTGA
- the rpsG gene encoding 30S ribosomal protein S7, which translates to MPRRREVEKREILPDPKFGSVDVAKFMNVVMLSGKKAVAERIVYGAFDTIQEKSGKDPLEVFSAAMGNVRPMVEVKSRRVGGANYQVPVEVRPSRRMALAMRWIREAAKKRNEKSMQQRLANELLEAAEGRGSAMKKRDEVHRMAEANKAFSHFRF; encoded by the coding sequence ATGCCTCGTCGTCGCGAAGTAGAGAAGCGAGAAATTCTGCCGGACCCGAAGTTCGGTAGCGTAGATGTTGCCAAATTTATGAACGTTGTCATGCTCTCCGGCAAGAAAGCCGTTGCAGAGCGCATCGTCTATGGTGCCTTTGACACGATTCAAGAAAAATCTGGCAAAGATCCCCTCGAAGTGTTTTCGGCTGCCATGGGCAATGTCCGCCCCATGGTTGAGGTCAAGTCCCGCCGTGTTGGCGGTGCCAACTATCAAGTTCCTGTCGAGGTACGGCCTTCGCGCCGTATGGCCCTCGCGATGCGCTGGATTCGTGAGGCTGCGAAGAAGCGCAATGAAAAGTCGATGCAGCAGCGCTTGGCCAATGAACTGCTTGAGGCCGCTGAAGGTCGCGGCTCTGCAATGAAGAAGCGTGACGAAGTGCACCGTATGGCTGAAGCCAACAAAGCCTTCTCGCATTTCCGCTTCTAA
- a CDS encoding D-amino acid aminotransferase, whose product MSFNPMSTDQSECYLNGVFQPLAQCQVSVLDRGFIFGDGVYEVIPVYGRRVFRADDHLARLSRSLDAVGIKNPSQANDWLALVRELIARNAPDDQCIYIQVTRGVAKRDHAFPQGVEPTVFMMSFPFPHVPEQKRAQGVACITAPDLRWRNAHIKSISLLGNVLARQLSVESDATETVLIRDGLLTEASASNVWLVRNGRLAAPLRDHDKLEGIRVGLLQELCGEIGVKLEFRPISEWELRCADEILLTSATKEVLSVATLDGKAVGQGKPGPVATALYSAYQEAKKSQSH is encoded by the coding sequence ATGTCGTTCAACCCGATGTCGACCGATCAGTCCGAGTGCTATCTGAATGGCGTTTTTCAGCCGCTTGCTCAATGCCAGGTATCCGTACTTGATCGTGGTTTCATCTTTGGGGACGGGGTCTATGAGGTGATTCCCGTTTATGGCAGGCGGGTTTTCCGGGCCGATGATCACCTGGCAAGACTGTCACGCAGCCTAGACGCTGTGGGTATCAAGAATCCCAGTCAGGCCAACGACTGGCTGGCGCTGGTACGGGAGCTTATCGCGCGCAACGCCCCGGACGATCAGTGCATCTATATACAAGTCACCCGTGGCGTGGCCAAGCGCGATCATGCGTTTCCCCAAGGTGTCGAGCCGACCGTGTTCATGATGAGCTTTCCGTTTCCGCACGTGCCCGAACAAAAGCGCGCCCAAGGTGTGGCCTGCATCACGGCGCCCGATCTACGCTGGAGAAACGCGCATATCAAATCGATCTCGCTTCTCGGCAACGTCTTGGCCCGGCAACTCTCTGTTGAGAGTGACGCCACTGAAACCGTTCTCATCAGAGACGGGCTGTTGACCGAAGCCTCGGCTTCAAATGTCTGGTTGGTGCGCAACGGCCGACTGGCGGCCCCCCTTCGGGATCACGACAAGCTGGAAGGCATCCGTGTCGGATTACTGCAAGAGCTGTGCGGCGAAATTGGAGTCAAACTCGAATTTCGCCCCATCTCCGAGTGGGAGCTGCGCTGCGCCGACGAAATTTTGCTCACCTCCGCAACAAAAGAGGTGCTCTCCGTCGCGACACTGGATGGCAAGGCAGTGGGCCAAGGCAAGCCCGGGCCAGTGGCGACCGCACTCTACAGTGCCTACCAAGAAGCCAAGAAAAGCCAGTCTCATTAG
- the fusA gene encoding elongation factor G, giving the protein MARITPIERYRNIGISAHIDAGKTTTTERILFYTGVNHKIGEVHDGAATMDWMEQEQERGITITSAATTCFWKGMDRSLPDHRINIIDTPGHVDFTIEVERSMRVLDGACMVYCAVGGVQPQSETVWRQANKYKVPRLAFVNKMDRTGANFFKVYDQMRTRLKANPVPIVVPIGAEENFKGVVDLLKMKAIIWDEASQGMKFNYEEIPAELVETCKEWREKMVEAAAESSEELMNQYLETGELSEAEIKQGLRARTIASEIQPMLCGTAFKNKGVQRMLDAVIDFMPSPIDIPPVAGHDDDEKEAVRRAADDEKFSALAFKLMTDPYVGQLTFIRVYSGVLSSGDTVYNPIKGKKERIGRLLQMHANNREEIKEVRAGDIAAAVGLKEVTTGETLCSPDAIITLEKMVFPEPVIAQAVEPKTKADQEKMGLALQRLAQEDPSFRVKTDEESGQTIISGMGELHLEIIVDRMKREFGVEANVGKPQVAYRETIRKTVDNAEGKFVRQSGGKGQYGHVVLKVEPNEVGKGFEFVDAIKGGVVPREYIPAVQKGVEESLNSGVLAGYPVVDVKVTLHFGSYHDVDSSEQAFKIAASMGFKEGCRKANPVILEPMMAVEVETPEDYAGNVMGDLSSRRGMVQGMEDMVGGGKAIKAEVPLSEMFGYSTTLRSMSQGRATYTMEFKHYSEAPKNVADAIVSARASK; this is encoded by the coding sequence ATGGCACGAATTACCCCGATCGAGCGTTACCGAAATATCGGTATCTCTGCGCACATCGACGCTGGCAAAACTACGACGACTGAGCGCATTTTGTTCTATACCGGCGTCAATCACAAAATTGGCGAGGTGCATGACGGCGCTGCCACGATGGACTGGATGGAGCAAGAGCAGGAGCGCGGAATCACCATCACCTCGGCCGCGACGACCTGCTTCTGGAAGGGGATGGATCGTTCCCTGCCTGACCACCGCATCAACATCATCGATACCCCTGGCCACGTGGACTTCACCATTGAGGTGGAGCGCTCCATGCGCGTGCTGGACGGCGCGTGTATGGTGTATTGCGCCGTGGGCGGCGTGCAGCCCCAGTCGGAAACCGTCTGGCGTCAGGCCAATAAGTACAAAGTGCCGCGCTTGGCCTTTGTCAACAAGATGGACCGCACCGGCGCCAACTTCTTTAAGGTCTACGATCAGATGCGCACCCGCCTCAAGGCGAACCCCGTACCTATCGTCGTGCCCATTGGCGCCGAAGAGAACTTCAAAGGTGTCGTCGATCTGCTTAAGATGAAGGCCATCATTTGGGATGAAGCATCCCAAGGCATGAAGTTCAACTATGAAGAAATTCCTGCGGAGCTGGTGGAGACCTGCAAGGAATGGCGCGAGAAAATGGTTGAGGCTGCCGCAGAGTCGAGCGAGGAGCTGATGAACCAGTACCTCGAAACCGGCGAGTTGAGCGAGGCCGAGATCAAGCAGGGTCTGCGTGCGCGCACCATCGCGAGCGAAATCCAGCCGATGCTTTGCGGTACCGCGTTCAAGAACAAGGGTGTGCAGCGCATGCTGGACGCGGTGATCGACTTTATGCCGTCCCCGATCGATATTCCGCCTGTGGCCGGACATGACGATGACGAGAAAGAGGCCGTTCGTAGGGCGGCTGACGACGAAAAGTTCTCCGCGCTCGCGTTCAAGCTGATGACTGACCCGTATGTGGGCCAGCTCACCTTCATTCGCGTGTACTCCGGCGTGCTGTCGTCGGGCGATACGGTCTACAACCCGATCAAGGGCAAGAAGGAGCGTATCGGCCGCCTGTTGCAGATGCATGCCAATAACCGTGAAGAAATCAAAGAAGTGCGCGCAGGCGACATCGCTGCAGCCGTGGGCCTGAAGGAAGTGACCACGGGCGAGACCCTGTGCAGTCCTGATGCCATCATCACCTTGGAAAAGATGGTGTTCCCCGAGCCGGTGATTGCACAAGCCGTCGAGCCCAAGACCAAGGCCGACCAGGAAAAGATGGGCCTGGCGCTCCAGCGTCTGGCGCAGGAAGACCCCTCGTTCCGCGTGAAAACGGACGAAGAGTCAGGCCAGACCATCATCTCGGGCATGGGCGAGCTGCACCTCGAAATCATCGTGGATCGCATGAAACGCGAATTCGGCGTCGAGGCCAATGTCGGCAAGCCGCAGGTGGCCTACCGCGAAACCATCCGCAAGACGGTGGACAATGCCGAAGGCAAGTTCGTGCGCCAGTCCGGTGGTAAGGGACAGTACGGCCACGTTGTGCTCAAGGTAGAGCCCAACGAAGTCGGCAAGGGCTTTGAGTTCGTCGATGCGATCAAGGGCGGCGTGGTGCCGCGTGAATACATCCCTGCGGTGCAAAAGGGTGTTGAAGAGTCGTTGAATTCCGGCGTGCTCGCAGGCTATCCCGTGGTGGACGTCAAGGTGACGCTGCATTTCGGTTCTTACCACGATGTCGACTCCTCGGAGCAGGCGTTCAAGATCGCCGCTTCCATGGGATTCAAGGAAGGCTGCCGTAAGGCGAACCCCGTGATCCTCGAGCCGATGATGGCCGTTGAGGTGGAAACGCCTGAAGACTACGCCGGCAACGTGATGGGCGATCTGTCGTCACGCCGCGGTATGGTGCAGGGCATGGAAGACATGGTCGGCGGCGGCAAGGCGATCAAGGCCGAAGTGCCGCTGTCGGAGATGTTTGGCTACTCCACCACGCTGCGTTCCATGTCGCAAGGTCGTGCTACTTACACGATGGAGTTCAAGCATTACTCCGAGGCGCCGAAGAACGTGGCCGATGCCATTGTCAGCGCTCGCGCCAGCAAGTAA
- the rpsL gene encoding 30S ribosomal protein S12: protein MPTINQLVRSPRVSERIKSKSPAMENSPQRRGVCTRVYTTTPKKPNSALRKVAKIRLTNGFEVISYIGGEGHNLQEHSVVLVRGGRVKDLPGVRYHIVRGALDLQAVKDRKQSRSKYGAKRPKK from the coding sequence ATGCCGACGATCAATCAATTGGTTCGCTCTCCTCGTGTGAGCGAGCGTATCAAATCCAAAAGCCCTGCGATGGAGAACAGCCCGCAGCGTCGTGGTGTGTGCACCCGTGTCTACACAACGACACCGAAGAAGCCTAACTCCGCGCTGCGTAAGGTCGCGAAGATTCGTTTGACCAATGGCTTCGAGGTGATTTCCTACATCGGCGGTGAGGGGCACAACTTGCAAGAGCATTCGGTCGTGCTGGTGCGTGGCGGCCGTGTCAAGGACTTACCTGGTGTGCGTTATCACATTGTGCGCGGGGCACTGGATCTGCAGGCGGTGAAAGACCGCAAGCAGTCACGCTCGAAATATGGCGCCAAGCGCCCGAAGAAATAA
- the tuf gene encoding elongation factor Tu: MAKEKFERTKPHVNVGTIGHVDHGKTTLTAAITTVLAAKFGGSAKAYDQIDAAPEEKARGITINTAHVEYETANRHYAHVDCPGHADYVKNMITGAAQMDGAILVVSAADGPMPQTREHILLARQVGVPYIVVFLNKCDMVDDAELLELVEMEVRELLSKYDFPGDDTPIIKGSAKLALEGDKGELGEKAIFNLADALDSYIPTPERAVDGAFLMPVEDVFSISGRGTVVTGRIERGIIKVGEEIEIVGIRATQKTTCTGVEMFRKLLDQGQAGDNVGILLRGTKREDVERGQVLCKPGSVKPHTHFTAEIYVLSKDEGGRHTPFFNNYRPQFYFRTTDVTGAVELPKDKEMVMPGDNVSITVKLIAPIAMEEGLRFAIREGGRTVGAGVVAKIIE; the protein is encoded by the coding sequence ATGGCGAAGGAAAAGTTTGAGCGGACCAAGCCGCACGTCAACGTGGGCACGATTGGTCACGTGGACCACGGCAAGACCACGCTGACGGCGGCCATCACCACCGTGCTGGCGGCCAAGTTTGGCGGATCGGCCAAGGCCTACGACCAGATCGACGCAGCGCCCGAAGAGAAGGCTCGCGGCATCACCATCAACACCGCGCACGTGGAATACGAGACGGCCAACCGCCACTACGCCCACGTCGACTGCCCCGGTCACGCCGACTACGTCAAGAACATGATCACCGGTGCCGCCCAGATGGACGGCGCCATCCTCGTCGTCTCCGCCGCTGATGGCCCCATGCCCCAGACCCGCGAGCACATCCTGCTCGCCCGCCAGGTCGGCGTGCCCTACATCGTCGTGTTCCTCAACAAATGCGACATGGTCGACGACGCCGAACTGCTCGAACTCGTCGAGATGGAAGTGCGCGAGCTGCTGTCCAAGTACGACTTCCCCGGCGACGACACCCCCATCATCAAAGGCTCCGCCAAACTCGCCCTCGAAGGCGACAAAGGCGAACTCGGCGAGAAAGCCATCTTCAACCTCGCCGACGCCCTCGACAGCTACATCCCCACGCCCGAGCGCGCTGTGGACGGCGCCTTCCTCATGCCCGTCGAAGACGTGTTCTCCATCTCCGGGCGCGGCACCGTCGTGACCGGCCGGATCGAGCGCGGCATCATCAAAGTCGGTGAAGAAATCGAAATCGTCGGCATTCGCGCCACGCAGAAAACCACCTGCACCGGCGTCGAAATGTTCCGCAAACTCCTCGACCAAGGCCAAGCCGGTGACAACGTCGGCATTCTGCTGCGCGGCACCAAGCGCGAAGACGTCGAGCGCGGCCAAGTGCTGTGCAAACCCGGCAGCGTCAAGCCCCACACCCACTTCACCGCCGAGATCTACGTGCTCAGCAAAGACGAAGGCGGCCGTCACACCCCCTTCTTCAACAACTACCGTCCCCAGTTCTACTTCCGCACCACCGACGTCACCGGTGCGGTGGAACTGCCCAAGGACAAGGAAATGGTCATGCCCGGCGACAACGTCAGCATCACCGTCAAGCTCATCGCCCCGATCGCGATGGAAGAAGGTCTGCGCTTCGCCATCCGGGAAGGCGGTCGTACCGTCGGCGCCGGGGTCGTGGCCAAGATCATCGAGTAA
- the rpsJ gene encoding 30S ribosomal protein S10, whose amino-acid sequence MQNQKIRIRLKAFDYKLIDQSAMEIVDTAKRTGAIVKGPVPLPTRLQRFDILRSPHVNKTSRDQLEIRTHLRLMDIVDPTDKTVDALMKLDLPAGVDVEIKLQ is encoded by the coding sequence ATGCAAAATCAGAAAATCCGTATTCGCCTGAAGGCGTTTGATTACAAGCTGATCGATCAGTCCGCGATGGAGATCGTCGATACCGCAAAGCGTACAGGCGCCATTGTTAAAGGCCCCGTGCCGTTGCCGACTCGCCTGCAGCGGTTTGACATCCTGCGCTCGCCCCACGTCAACAAGACTTCACGCGATCAGTTGGAAATCCGCACCCATTTGCGTCTGATGGACATCGTTGATCCGACGGACAAGACGGTAGATGCTTTGATGAAGCTCGACCTGCCTGCGGGCGTCGATGTGGAAATCAAACTGCAGTGA
- the rplC gene encoding 50S ribosomal protein L3, whose translation MSSHSMGLVTRKVGMTRVFTDDGASIAVTVLDASGNRVSQVRTQDVDGYSAVQVAYGSRKPSRLTKGQAGHLAKAGVEPAEILKEFDLPAEKAADYAPGATVPASLFQVGQMVDAQGVSIGKGFAGSIKRHNFSSNRASHGNSVTTRAPGSIGMAQDPGRVFPGKRMAGQMGNETVTVQNLEVVRIDEARQLILVKGAVPGSRSGFVFLRPAVKSATGGQ comes from the coding sequence ATGAGCTCACATTCAATGGGCCTTGTCACGCGCAAGGTCGGAATGACGCGTGTGTTCACCGACGATGGGGCATCCATCGCCGTCACCGTGCTGGATGCGTCTGGCAACCGGGTGTCGCAGGTGCGCACGCAAGATGTGGATGGCTATAGTGCCGTCCAGGTGGCTTACGGCTCTCGCAAGCCGTCACGCCTTACCAAGGGTCAGGCGGGTCACTTGGCGAAAGCAGGGGTCGAGCCGGCAGAAATCCTCAAGGAGTTTGATCTGCCCGCTGAAAAAGCGGCGGATTACGCGCCGGGTGCGACGGTTCCCGCTTCGCTGTTTCAGGTCGGCCAGATGGTCGATGCGCAGGGCGTGTCGATCGGCAAGGGCTTTGCTGGCTCCATCAAGCGCCACAATTTTTCGTCCAATCGCGCCTCTCACGGTAACTCGGTCACCACGCGTGCGCCAGGTTCCATCGGCATGGCGCAGGATCCCGGGCGTGTGTTTCCTGGCAAGCGCATGGCGGGTCAGATGGGCAATGAAACCGTGACGGTGCAGAACCTGGAGGTGGTTCGCATCGACGAAGCGCGCCAGCTCATCCTCGTCAAGGGTGCGGTGCCGGGCTCGCGTTCGGGCTTTGTGTTTCTGCGTCCCGCGGTCAAGTCTGCGACAGGAGGTCAGTGA